A genome region from Leptodactylus fuscus isolate aLepFus1 chromosome 6, aLepFus1.hap2, whole genome shotgun sequence includes the following:
- the FAM83D gene encoding protein FAM83D, whose product MANLSQCLDDFPLGPRWPATPPDHYSETQRLALEELLSGGPEALRLFLQREKVPGFLSEPEVGEILSSAATIQCGEDELSVSASVDCSSVTYFPEISDVEPPLLELGWPAFSAGSYRGATRVDVHFQPGYGETIYSCKEAARALIKSAREVIAVVMDSFTDNDIFRDIHEVCRKRRVPAYILLDEGQLPHFLTMCQNLGVAIENEQLMRVRTLTGNNYYTRSGAKVVGKAREKFLLVDGLKVATGSYSFTWMDGKLNSSNMLVLSGQVVEKFDLQYRILYAQSKPISTKLISSIRNHPMSLTKLTCNPAAQRNPLLNSLLHLEKAKVSSTPKRMNLEAKPTWDKNCDPSTKVKAFEDDLMQNCEIISGLKETATIATQTEPWSVWRTTKVTNAATQTNVSTSTAGTQTAVLERVASTQTMVLSRSITTQTATVPDSSAAYSQTTSSSNTSRLSSSSFTSSSSSSSASTTSSGSSTSIRSGSGRGLNVSEYPSRDSLNKLAKDRQYHYTSLRSKLDHMVSILSKRNRFTSPFFTCEPASLALQRSVMHNSMFNLRDGARFAHNM is encoded by the exons ATGGCGAACCTGTCACAGTGCCTGGATGACTTCCCCTTGGGCCCCCGCTGGCCCGCTACTCCCCCGGACCACTACAGTGAGACCCAGCGCCTGGCACTGGAGGAGCTGCTGTCCGGGGGGCCCGAGGCTCTGCGGCTCTTCCTGCAGCGGGAGAAGGTGCCGGGGTTCCTGTCAGAACCGGAGGTCGGAGAGATCCTGAGCTCTGCGGCCACTATCCAGTGCGGGGAAGACGAGCTGTCCGTGTCCGCCTCCGTGGATTGTTCATCGGTCACTTATTTCCCGGAGATCTCGGATGTGGAGCCGCCGCTGCTGGAGCTCGGGTGGCCGGCGTTCAGTGCTGGCTCTTACCGGGGAGCAACACGGGTGGACGTGCACTTCCAGCCCGGCTATGGGGAGACCATATACAGCTGCAAGGAAGCGGCCAGGGCCCTGATCAAGTCCGCCAGGGAG GTGATCGCAGTCGTCATGGATTCCTTTACAGATAATGACATCTTCCGTGACATTCATGAAGTTTGCCGAAAACGCAGGGTTCCAGCTTACATCTTGTTGGATGAGGGACAGTTGCCCCATTTTCTTACTATGTGTCAGAATCTGGGAGTTGCCATAGAAAATGAACAG CTTATGAGAGTCCGAACATTGACTGGAAATAACTATTACACCAGGTCTGGTGCCAAGGTTGTTGGAAAGGCGCGTGAGAAGTTTCTGCTTGTGGATGGGTTGAAGGTTGCTACTGGAAGTTACAG TTTCACTTGGATGGATGGGAAACTCAACAGTAGTAACATGCTTGTACTAAGTGGACAAGTGGTGGAGAAATTTGACCTCCAGTACAGGATCCTCTATGCGCAGTCCAAACCAATAAGCACAAAGCTTATTTCCAGCATCCGAAACCATCCAATGTCTTTGACCAAGTTGACGTGTAACCCCGCAGCTCAAAGAAATCCATTATTGAACAGTCTTTTGCATTTGGAGAAGGCAAAGGTCTCTAGCACCCCAAAGAGAATGAACTTAGAAGCTAAGCCAACGTGGGACAAAAACTGTGACCCATCTACGAAAGTGAAGGCTTTTGAAGATGATCTGATGCAAAACTGTGAAATAATCTCTGGCCTTAAAGAGACTGCGACTATAGCTACTCAAACTGAGCCATGGAGTGTCTGGAGGACCACGAAAGTGACAAATGCGGCCACTCAAACCAATGTCTCTACCTCAACCGCTGGGACACAGACGGCTGTTCTGGAAAGAGTTGCTTCTACCCAAACTATGGTACTCTCAAGATCTATAACTACTCAAACAGCTACTGTCCCAGACTCTTCAGCCGCTTATAGTCAGACGACATCCAGCTCCAATACATCAAGGTTATCATCCTCTTCTTTTACATCATCGTCATCCTCGTCTTCTGCATCCACCACCAGCAGTGGTTCTAGTACCTCAATCCGCTCGGGCAGTGGACGTGGACTGAATGTTTCAGAATACCCATCACGTGATTCTTTGAATAAACTTGCAAAGGATCGGCAATATCATTATACTTCTTTACGATCCAAACTAGACCACATGGTGTCCATACTTTCTAAAAGAAATCGCTTTACCAGCCCATTCTTCACCTGTGAACCTGCTAGTCTCGCCTTACAAAGAAGTGTTATGCACAACAGTATGTTTAACCTTCGTGATGGCGCTCGCTTTGCTCATAATATGTAA